In one Prosthecochloris aestuarii DSM 271 genomic region, the following are encoded:
- a CDS encoding MFS transporter, producing the protein MFDFANTSFSVMMVTFAFPLYFKNIICGAEAWGDAMWGVSVSVSMFVVAIISPFLGAAADMSGRRKRFLLIFTLMAVLATVLLGFTGPGMAVFAALLFIVANVGFEGGLVFYDAYLPEIASERSIGRLSGYGFAMGYFGALTILLLLFPLLKGGIVLENSQNIRKSFFVVALFFALFSAPLFLALRDRKKTELPGRTFMSSIREVRYTIMHIMNYPDLARFLLAFFFYNDAILTVIAFSSIYAQNTLGFTTSELIVFFMIVQTTAIIGSIVFGIITDRIGPKRTIVLTLFIWCAVIVMAIMTREKTFFYYTGLLAGMSMGSSQAASRSMMARLTPKEHVTEFFGFYDGTFGKASAILGPVIFGVVSVQAGDQRYALASLLFFFILGLVCILPVRSSSTALRAVSRSDA; encoded by the coding sequence ATGTTTGATTTTGCCAACACATCATTCAGTGTCATGATGGTGACGTTTGCATTTCCTCTCTATTTTAAAAATATCATCTGCGGCGCAGAAGCCTGGGGCGATGCCATGTGGGGCGTCAGCGTCAGTGTTTCGATGTTTGTTGTAGCCATTATCTCCCCGTTTCTCGGTGCGGCCGCCGATATGTCCGGCAGGCGGAAACGTTTTCTTCTCATTTTCACACTGATGGCAGTTCTTGCAACCGTGCTGCTTGGCTTTACCGGGCCGGGTATGGCCGTTTTTGCAGCCCTGCTTTTTATTGTCGCCAATGTCGGTTTTGAGGGCGGACTTGTCTTTTATGACGCATATTTGCCTGAAATCGCTTCTGAACGAAGCATCGGGAGACTCTCCGGGTATGGTTTTGCCATGGGGTATTTCGGTGCGCTGACTATTTTGCTGCTGCTTTTTCCCCTTCTTAAAGGGGGTATTGTTCTGGAAAACAGCCAGAATATCAGAAAGAGCTTCTTTGTCGTTGCCCTGTTTTTTGCTCTTTTTTCAGCACCGCTTTTTCTTGCCCTCAGGGATAGAAAAAAAACGGAGCTTCCCGGCAGAACGTTTATGAGCTCAATTCGCGAGGTACGCTATACCATCATGCATATCATGAATTATCCTGACCTTGCGCGTTTTTTGCTCGCATTTTTCTTTTACAACGACGCCATTCTGACGGTTATCGCATTTTCTTCGATCTATGCACAAAATACGCTGGGTTTTACAACCTCAGAGCTGATCGTCTTTTTTATGATCGTTCAGACGACAGCAATCATCGGCTCGATCGTCTTCGGCATAATCACCGATCGAATAGGCCCCAAAAGGACGATTGTACTGACACTCTTTATATGGTGCGCCGTTATCGTTATGGCGATCATGACTCGTGAAAAAACTTTTTTTTACTATACCGGTCTGCTTGCAGGTATGTCGATGGGTTCCTCTCAGGCAGCGTCTCGTTCCATGATGGCCAGGCTGACGCCTAAGGAACATGTGACAGAGTTTTTCGGTTTCTATGATGGCACCTTCGGCAAGGCTTCAGCAATTCTCGGCCCGGTGATTTTCGGTGTTGTTTCCGTCCAGGCAGGTGATCAGCGATATGCTCTCGCATCGCTCCTGTTCTTTTTTATTCTCGGTCTGGTCTGTATTCTGCCTGTTCGTTCCAGCAGCACAGCTCTTCGGGCCGTTTCCCGGTCGGATGCATGA
- the purQ gene encoding phosphoribosylformylglycinamidine synthase subunit PurQ, with protein MADVTIGVVVFPGSNCDHDTEYAAASFPGATTRMLWHNEHDLQGSDMIVLPGGFSYGDYLRAGSIARFSPIMREVIAFAAKGNPVLGICNGFQVLLESGLLEGALTRNREKKFLCRFMPVKVVNNKTLFTSQYKAGEVLNLPVAHGEGNYYASQETLDSLKEHDQVVFTYTDAAGNQTDAANLNGSVDSIAGITNRSKNVLGLMPHPERASEALLGSGDGRRMFQSAIEYLAGR; from the coding sequence ATGGCTGATGTTACCATAGGCGTTGTTGTTTTTCCCGGATCGAACTGTGATCACGATACAGAGTATGCGGCAGCATCGTTTCCCGGTGCAACAACAAGAATGCTGTGGCATAACGAACATGATCTTCAGGGTAGCGATATGATCGTTCTGCCCGGAGGATTTTCCTATGGCGATTACCTGAGAGCCGGTTCTATCGCCAGGTTTTCACCGATCATGCGAGAAGTTATAGCGTTTGCTGCAAAAGGCAATCCTGTTCTGGGTATCTGCAACGGCTTTCAGGTGCTTCTCGAATCAGGACTGCTCGAAGGCGCTTTGACGAGAAACCGTGAGAAGAAGTTTCTCTGCAGGTTTATGCCGGTCAAGGTCGTCAATAACAAAACCCTGTTCACGTCTCAATACAAAGCAGGCGAAGTACTCAATCTGCCTGTCGCTCATGGTGAGGGCAACTACTACGCTTCGCAGGAAACTCTCGATAGTTTGAAGGAGCATGATCAGGTTGTCTTTACCTATACCGATGCAGCAGGGAACCAGACCGATGCGGCGAACCTCAATGGTTCTGTCGATTCCATAGCGGGTATAACCAACCGCTCGAAGAATGTTCTCGGTCTCATGCCTCACCCCGAGCGTGCCAGCGAAGCGCTGCTGGGTTCCGGCGATGGCAGGAGGATGTTTCAGTCGGCTATAGAATATCTTGCCGGAAGGTAA
- the purS gene encoding phosphoribosylformylglycinamidine synthase subunit PurS, with the protein MAYKAKIRVTLRPSILDVQGKAVQHALDNLGYSSVDTVRIGKYIEVSINEDNLADAERIADEACRKLLANTVMEDYSIELEKIN; encoded by the coding sequence ATGGCATATAAGGCAAAAATCAGGGTAACCCTTCGCCCCTCTATTCTCGATGTTCAGGGCAAAGCAGTTCAGCACGCGCTCGACAACCTTGGCTATTCTTCCGTTGATACGGTCAGAATTGGCAAATACATCGAGGTTTCGATCAATGAGGACAATCTCGCCGATGCGGAGCGCATTGCCGATGAGGCATGCCGCAAGCTGCTGGCCAATACCGTTATGGAGGATTATTCCATTGAACTCGAAAAAATCAACTAA
- the pssA gene encoding CDP-diacylglycerol--serine O-phosphatidyltransferase has translation MKEQDRNSSAKKYAGSGFPALSRSFVPSVFTVMNMVCGYVAIVMAGAAHFHAAGWFIIIAAFFDVFDGYVARLTNGASEFGGELDSLSDLVSFGVAPAYLVYNFALSPMGAAGVMVSSLLVIGSALRLARYNVVNRESRGDSFSGLPTPAQALTVVGFVLWMLSDPLLSQARLIAVLSWMTIILSMLMVSKVNYQTFPRLNLDSLRAQPLQTGLYIAVFFCVLIFHAKAFFLAMLLYILLGVMRSLSLMVRQTVL, from the coding sequence ATGAAAGAACAAGATCGCAACAGTTCAGCCAAAAAGTATGCCGGGTCGGGCTTTCCGGCCCTATCCCGTTCGTTCGTTCCTTCTGTCTTTACTGTCATGAATATGGTTTGCGGATATGTTGCCATCGTGATGGCCGGCGCAGCCCATTTTCATGCTGCCGGATGGTTTATTATCATTGCGGCCTTTTTTGATGTATTTGACGGATATGTCGCCCGATTGACTAATGGGGCTTCCGAGTTCGGAGGAGAGCTTGATTCTCTTTCTGATCTTGTTTCGTTCGGTGTGGCGCCGGCCTATCTTGTCTACAATTTTGCCTTGAGCCCAATGGGAGCTGCAGGCGTCATGGTCAGTTCGCTTCTGGTGATCGGAAGCGCTCTGCGGCTTGCGCGTTACAATGTTGTCAACAGGGAAAGCAGGGGAGATTCTTTTTCAGGTCTGCCTACTCCGGCACAGGCGCTGACCGTTGTGGGGTTTGTGCTGTGGATGCTTTCGGATCCGCTCCTCAGCCAGGCCCGACTGATTGCGGTGCTTTCATGGATGACGATTATTCTCTCCATGCTGATGGTCAGCAAGGTCAATTACCAGACGTTCCCCAGGCTGAATCTTGATTCCCTCAGAGCGCAACCTCTGCAGACAGGCCTCTATATCGCGGTGTTTTTTTGTGTGCTTATCTTCCACGCAAAGGCTTTTTTTCTTGCCATGTTGTTGTATATTCTGCTGGGTGTTATGAGGTCACTTTCGCTGATGGTGCGCCAGACCGTCCTGTGA
- the panB gene encoding 3-methyl-2-oxobutanoate hydroxymethyltransferase: MNKQSTQKLPHVTTRRLHDMKSEGEKISMLTAYDYTTARILDRAGVDVILVGDSASNVFAGHNTTLPITIDQMIYHARAVVRGVQAETSRAMVVIDMPFMSYQLSSEEALRNAGKIMKENECDAVKIEGGNVIVDTVKRITDVGIPVMGHLGLIPQSIYKFGSYKVRAREEQEAEELLRDAKLLEEAGAFALVLEKIPADLAAEVTASISIPTIGIGAGGACDGQVLVINDMLGLSTEFHPRFVRRYAELDRVIFDAVSRYVDDVRGGTFPGEDESY, from the coding sequence ATGAATAAGCAGAGCACGCAAAAACTGCCCCACGTCACAACACGACGTCTTCATGATATGAAATCAGAAGGTGAGAAAATTTCAATGCTCACTGCATATGATTATACAACGGCCAGAATTCTTGATCGCGCCGGTGTCGATGTTATTCTTGTTGGTGATTCGGCAAGCAATGTTTTTGCCGGTCACAATACGACGCTGCCTATTACCATCGATCAGATGATCTACCATGCAAGAGCTGTTGTCAGGGGAGTTCAGGCTGAAACCAGCAGAGCGATGGTTGTGATCGATATGCCGTTCATGAGTTATCAGCTCTCGAGCGAAGAGGCTTTGCGCAATGCGGGTAAGATCATGAAGGAGAATGAGTGTGATGCTGTCAAAATCGAAGGGGGAAACGTTATTGTCGATACGGTAAAGAGGATAACCGATGTCGGTATCCCGGTCATGGGACACCTGGGCCTGATTCCGCAGTCGATCTATAAGTTCGGAAGCTATAAGGTGCGTGCACGAGAAGAACAGGAGGCCGAAGAGCTTCTTCGTGATGCGAAACTGCTTGAAGAGGCAGGGGCCTTTGCTCTTGTTCTTGAAAAAATTCCGGCGGACCTTGCCGCAGAGGTGACCGCTTCGATCTCGATTCCAACGATAGGTATCGGTGCGGGGGGGGCGTGCGATGGTCAGGTTCTGGTTATCAACGATATGCTTGGTTTGAGTACCGAATTTCATCCCCGCTTCGTTCGCAGGTATGCTGAACTCGATCGTGTTATATTCGATGCCGTCAGCCGCTATGTCGATGATGTCCGGGGCGGGACGTTTCCGGGGGAAGATGAAAGCTACTGA